A stretch of DNA from Planococcus antarcticus DSM 14505:
CATTAATTTTTCTTGTTTAATCTTAGATACAAAAAAGCATCCCTCATTGGAGATGAGAGATGCTTTTACTGCTATTTTTACCATAAGCCGATGATGCCGTTTCTTCGGTATATTACTTCTTTCGACTCGAGTGTCTTCAAAACCTTAGTTAAAGTCTGATGTGAAATATTAATGTCTGCAGTAATTTCTTTAATTGTTTTAAAAAGAACACCCTCTGATGAAGCATTTTTCAGAAAATAATGTACGAATTTTTCTCCAATTTCTGCTGTTTTTTCAGTTTCTGATGAAAAATATTCACGGGAGTCATTGAGAATTTTATCTTCTGAAAAAACTTTTGCATGGCTATGCACTTGGTTTTCCATTACTTTCATCTAACCACCTCCAAAAATTCCAGCCCTTCACGCGCTTGTTATTTATATACCCTTTCTTTATAAAAATATACACACTATATCAATTAATACTGATAATTCCAAAATTAATAAATGATATCCATTATAAGGATTTTTTATCCTATTGATACAAAAAACCCTCAGAAAAGAAGATCCTTGTCTGAGGGTTCTGGCTTAAAAAGAGCTAGAATGCTTATTTCTCCATTGCGTCTTCAATAAAATCTTTCAGTACATGAATGCCTGTCACACAATCATTTAGGGAAGACCATTCTTTTGGGTTGTGGCTGATACCATCTTTGCTTTTTACAAAGAGCATTGCTACTGGGATAAAACGTCCAAGGTTCATAGCATCGTGTCCTGCTCCACTCGGAATATACGTTGGCGTAATTCCGAATTTTTCTAAGGAAGCAGCCAAGCGTTTTTGTAAATCTTCCGCGATTGGTACTGGCTTTATGCGTGTGTTCAGTTTGATATTGGAAGGGATATCATGTTTTGCTGCAATTTTTTCTGCCTGCTCGACCAGCTGATCGATGAGGCGGTCTCTCGGTTCTTCTTTAATGTCTCGAATATCGACGAGCATTCTCACTTTTTCCGGAATGACATTCGCACCGTTTGGAAAGACATCCAACTTCCCAACCGTGGCCACAGCTGTGTCGCTAATCCCTTTTGGAAATTCAGGAATTGACTGGAGAAACTCTGCTGCCGCTACAAGAGAATCTTTTCTTCCAATCATTGGTGTATTTCCGGCATGCCCTGCTTCTCCGATAAATTCCACTTCGAGCCAGGCAGGACCCGCAATGCCCGTGACGATCCCAACAGACTGATTTGCTTTTTCCAGTTTCTTACCTTGTTCGATATGCACTTCTACAAATAATTCCAATTCGTTTATATTCCTTTTAGCTGCTTTAAAAGCCTCTAAGGTACTGCCATAATGGGCTAAAACCTGTTCAAGAGTTTCTCCATTGTAATCCCGGAGCTGTGACATTTCCTGTTCAGAGATGGCCCCTGTCATCGCTTGGCTTCCGGTTAATCCACTATTGAAACGCGAGCCTTCTTCGTCAGAAAAAATGATAACCTCATAGGGTTTTTCTGGAATATAACCAGTTTCCTTCCACGATTCCACTACTTCTAAAGCAGACAACACTCCAAGAGGACCATCAAAATTCCCGCCATTTGGAACACTGTCGACGTGGGATCCCGATGCAATAGCTCGCCCGCTATTTTTCCCTTTTAATCTAGCGGTAATGTTGCCTGCTCCATCTTCAGAAACCGTTAATCCGGCATCCGCCATCCATTTTTTGACTAGTGTTTTCGCTTCTTTTTCTTCGTTTGAAAAGCCAGGCCGCTTAACGCCGCCAACTTGTATAAATCCAATTTGTGACAATTCGAATAATCTTCTTGCAATGCGCTCTCCATGAATCCCTGAATGATCAAGGGTATTATCGTAGTCTTTCATTAACTCTTCGTATAAAGGATTATTGTGATTTACTGGCATAGTGTCCTCCTTGATTTTGACTAATACTCTTGATTCTATTATTTGGTTAGAAATGACCACGCATACTGTGCGTAAAGTTCTGCACCTGTTGCCATCGCGTCTTCGTCAACATTAAACTTTCCGTGATGATGAGCCCACTGCGTGTCTTTCTCAGCGTTTCCACTTCCTACTAATGCAAAGCTTCCAGGTACTTCATCAAGATAAAATGAAAAATCTTCTCCACCCATTGTAGGTTTTTCATCGTAAATAGAGTCTTTACTAAATGCTTCGATTGCCACTTCTTGGACTAATTGTGCACTTTCTAATCCATTGATAACAGCTTGTGTGCCTCTAATATAGTCAACTTCTGCAGTACCTCCATATATCGCAGCTGTGTGATCCGCATAAACTTGCAACTGCTTTTCAATATGATCACGGATTGCAGGATCAAAGCATCGCACCGTGCCGTGCCGTGCCTTCGATTTCCGCATTTTCAGCGATGATGTTACAGCGAGTTCCTACAACCATCTTACCAACTGTTACCACCGCTGACTGCTGCGGGTCGACCGTGCGAGAAACGATCGATTGCACATTCATGACGAAAGAAGAAGCGATAATTGCCGCGTCAATACTAGCTTGTGGCATCGCTCCTTGACCTTTAAAACGGACCTTAAAAATATCGGCTGACGCAAATGAAGGTCCCGGACTGCAAGCCACTTTATTCGTATCGCCTTGAGACCAGATATGAATACCGAAAACATTGTCGACTCCTTTTACGGCACCCTGCTCGACCAGTGCTTTAGCGCCAGTCGCTACTTCTTCAGCAGGCTGAAAGACGACGGATTTGAATCATTTCTTCGCTATTTTCTTTAATTGCATTTTTTATCGTTTGGTTGATCATATTGAATTTACTCCGATTTTCTGTTTTTACTTATACAAAAGCTGAAAACTCGTCTACTAAAATTCCTATTTATAGGAACCCTACGAATATACCGGCTAATATAACGGAAACAATGGTAACTGTGATAAAGCCCGCCACCAGCATCGGAGGCAGCATATGGCTGGTCAAAACTTCACGTTCTTCTTCGTCTTTTGTCAATGAATTAATCACTTCCACTGTAATGATATAATCTGCAGGGAATCCATAAAGAGCGGTCAAAGAAACCGCAAATGCCATCTCTTTACTGACTTTAAGAAGTCTTCCGATGAAGAATGAAAAAATATACATACCGATCACACCGATGACGATACAACCGATTAATGGGTAAAGGATTTCTAGCATCATACTTGGCGTAGCATTTTTCAAGCCGTCGAAAATATAAAGCAATAAGCCCATGATTGCGAATCCAAAACCGTTCGCTTTTTGCAATGGGTGGCGTTCAAGAAAACCAATGCTGCGTGCAATAACACCAAATAGCAAGCACAGGACGAATGGGCTGATTTCCACGATTGGAGCAGCTAGCGTCGATGTCAAGTAGGCCAGGTAACCAACCAAGGCCAAACGGAAAAACTTAAAGAAATCGGTATTGTATTTATCTGGCATCTTCGCAAACATACGCGGTTCATTAACCGTTTTGCCCGTTTTGCCTTTTTGTTCGCCAGGTACTTGCTTCGCTGTCAATTCGTTGTTTCTGTATTTGTTCAAAAGGTTTTGGCCTTCTTTTTTCAGCATAATTGAAGTCAGTGGATAGCCTGCAAATCCTTGCACCACATAAATAACGATGGCAAAGACCGCGAGAGTTGGAAGTCCAGCTGCAGCTGCCCCTTCTGACATGATTAATGCAGAAACCAGTCCCCCGACCAATGGCGGGATAGCCACTACGACCGTTTCGAAATCAAATAGTAAAATCCCGATGCTGAACAATGCTGCAATTATTCCAAGAATACCTGATATGGCAATCAAGATTGTCTTCCATTGGTTTTTCAATTCTTCCAAAGACAATAAAGTACCCATATTTGTAATCAATAAATAAATAAGCATAACCGCAACTGCCGGCGGTACACCCGCTATTGCGACAATTTCAGGAGGGAAGAATGTCCAATATCCCAGCAGAAACAGTACCCCACTGATGAATATAGAAGGAATCCAAGCTTTTGTGCGAGTTGAAATTGCCTCGCCGATAAATAATACAAGAATTAAAATTGTCAATGCCAGCATCTGAGCCATTTTCTGTTCCTCCTTTTCTCTTTCCAATAGCAGTTAAGCTATCATCTTTAATTGTTTAAATTAAAGATTTGTATAATGATGCAATACTAGCACAATATTAAAGCACAATAAATAGAATAAAAAGACTATTTTGAAATAACGATAAATCGAATTCTATTCATCTTCTTTAAAGCGATTCAAAAATTCTCTATTGCTATCAAGATTACCTTTTATTTTTACCAAAAATCTTCGGACTCCTTGGTTGACTTCTCTTCAAACGTTTACCTGCCGGACAATAGAGGTATTTAGTTGGAATAAGTACAAATCAAAAGGAGGAATCAATCAAATGGATGGCAGACATTATATCAATGGGGAATGGACGGATACAGGTGATGGCAAAATTGAAGTGATGAATCCCGCAACTGGTGAAGTCATCGGATCAGTACCTAACGGAGGCGAACAAGAAGCTACAACAGCAATTGAAGCTGCTGCTGCAGCCTTTCCAGAATGGTCGAAGACAACCGCCTATCATCGTGCTGAGATTCTGGTGAAGTGGCATGACCTACTGCTTGATCACAAAGAAGAAATTGGTGAAATTTTAACAAAAGAAATGGGCAAGCCTCTTGCCGAAGCTATTGGAGAAATAGAGTATTCTGCTTCGTTCGTCTCGTGGTTTGCTGAGGAAGGCAAGCGCATGTATGGTCGGACAATTCCAGCAAGCAAGGACGGCAAACGCATTCAGATCAATAAACAGCCGGTGGGTGTAGTAGTATCCATCACGCCGTGGAATTTCCCGGCAGCAATGATGGCTAGAAAAATGGCCCCCGCTCTTGCTGCTGGCTGTACATTTGTTGCCAAGCCGGCAAAAATGACTCCGCTAACTGCCGTTAAAATGTACGAACTTGCGATTGAAGCCGGATTCCCTAGAGGCGTCATCAACTTAGTAACCGGTAGCGCCAGTAAGATTGGTAAGGTTTTCACCAGTCATCCCGATGTTCGTAAGCTAACGTTTACCGGTTCGACTGAAATTGGCAAAGAATTGATGAAGCAAGCGTCGGAAACCATGTTGAACCTTTCTCTCGAATTAGGTGGACACGCACCCATCATCGTTTTAGAAGATGCGGACATGGATTTAGCCATTGAAGGTGTCATGGCGTCCAAATTCCGGAATGCCGGACAGACTTGCGTGTGCGGCAATCGAATTTATGTACAGCAAAGCATAGTCGAGGAATTTTCACAGAAACTCCAGCAAGCTGCCGGCAATTTGAAAGTTGGCAATGGACTAGAAGAAGGCGTGCAAATTGGACCTTTGGTCGATAAAGACGGCTATGAAAAAGTTGAGAAACATGTCCAAGATGCTGTTGAAAAAGGAGCAAAAGTTTTAGTTGGTGGAGATGGACATTCAAAAAACAATGCCTATTATTATAATCCAACGGTTTTGATTGATGCTACATCTGATATGCTGGTGATGAACGAGGAAACCTTTGGCCCTGTAGCTCCAATCATGTCTTTTGAAACCGATGAAGAGGCGGTCAAATTGGCAAATGATACGCGTTTCGGATTAGCAGCTTATTTCTTCACCAAAAGCATGTCTCGTGGAACTTATTTATCTGAAAGTCTGGATTATGGAATTGTCGGCTGGAACGACGGAGCTCCTTCTTCAGCACAGGCTCCATTCGGTGGTATGAAAGAAAGCGGCGTCGGACGTGAAGGCGGTCAAGAAGGATTAGATGCATTCTTGGAAACCAAATATATTTCCATAAAAGTATAAGAAAAGTGCTAGCAAATTCAAATCAAAAAAGAAGCGGTCGGAAATTTCCCGGTCCGCTTCTTTTTTCGTTTTACACAACTGTTTCACCTATTTTAATGCCGGTTGAAGAAGGTCTGATGGCCAGGCATTCATAGAGTGGGAATTTCGCAGCTAATTGCGCTGCCACCCTTTTTTCCTGCCCTTTTTTTACAGCGATGAACAAAGAAGGTCCTGCTCCACTGATTGCCGAGCCAAAGACGTCTAATTCGAGGCAGCTTTGTTGTATGGCATCAAAATCAGGAAAATGGTCTTTACGATAAGGCTCATGAAAAACATCTTTCTGCATCATTCGTCCCGCCACTTTCCAGTCTCCCCTTACTAAAGCGGCTGCCATTGTATTGCCGGCTGCGCTGCCGCGTATAGTGGTTTTATACGCTAAAACTTCTGGCAATAAATTGCGTGATTCGACTGTCAGAAATTCAGTAGGAGGAACCAGAATGACCACGCCAATCTCCACTTCCGGAACATGAACGATTTCTAAATCTTCTTCATCAAAATAAGAAATTGTCAAACCACCAAGAAGTGACGCTGAGATATTGTCCGGATGGCCTTCTAGTTCTGTTCCAATCCTCAGTTTTTCTTTCATGGGTAGCTGCAAGCCGATCAACCGATCCGCAATTTCAATTCCTGCAGCGATTGCCGATGCACTACTTCCAAGGCCCCTACTTAATGGAATATCTGTATCCACCATTAATTTGGCAGTTGGCAGCGGATGTCCATACTTATCCGCAACTGCTTGTGCAGTCGTGACAATCAGATTATCTGTGCCGCTTGCAATCTGCTGATAAGCAGGATCTTTGTATTCGACAAGCCAAGCAGTTGCTGGTGATGCATGAACAAGCATATAGATGTCCAATGCCAGACCAATTGAATCAAAACCTGGACCGAGATTAGCCGTTGAAGCAGGAACAGTCACTGAAAACTCTTTCCAGTTCATATTTTCACTCCTTTTTTTAAATCCTCCCAGAAACGCTCCATATCTTCCGGAACGAGAAGTGCTTTGTGTTGATTAACTGAAATTGCCGTTTCAGGATCTTTCAAGCCGTTACCTGTCAAGACAGCCACAACTTTCGAACCTTTTTCCAACATGCCACTTTCAACTTGTTTTTTGATGCCCGCAATAGAAGCACAAGATGCCGGTTCAGCAAATAGGCCTTCAGTTCGAGCCAAGAGCTGATAAGCTTCGAGGATTTCTTCGTCAGTAGCTGCTAAAATGGTACCATTTGATTGATCTAAAGCATCGAGCGCCAGTTGCCA
This window harbors:
- a CDS encoding replication/maintenance protein RepL, which translates into the protein MKVMENQVHSHAKVFSEDKILNDSREYFSSETEKTAEIGEKFVHYFLKNASSEGVLFKTIKEITADINISHQTLTKVLKTLESKEVIYRRNGIIGLW
- a CDS encoding Zn-dependent hydrolase, which gives rise to MPVNHNNPLYEELMKDYDNTLDHSGIHGERIARRLFELSQIGFIQVGGVKRPGFSNEEKEAKTLVKKWMADAGLTVSEDGAGNITARLKGKNSGRAIASGSHVDSVPNGGNFDGPLGVLSALEVVESWKETGYIPEKPYEVIIFSDEEGSRFNSGLTGSQAMTGAISEQEMSQLRDYNGETLEQVLAHYGSTLEAFKAAKRNINELELFVEVHIEQGKKLEKANQSVGIVTGIAGPAWLEVEFIGEAGHAGNTPMIGRKDSLVAAAEFLQSIPEFPKGISDTAVATVGKLDVFPNGANVIPEKVRMLVDIRDIKEEPRDRLIDQLVEQAEKIAAKHDIPSNIKLNTRIKPVPIAEDLQKRLAASLEKFGITPTYIPSGAGHDAMNLGRFIPVAMLFVKSKDGISHNPKEWSSLNDCVTGIHVLKDFIEDAMEK
- a CDS encoding NAD-dependent succinate-semialdehyde dehydrogenase encodes the protein MDGRHYINGEWTDTGDGKIEVMNPATGEVIGSVPNGGEQEATTAIEAAAAAFPEWSKTTAYHRAEILVKWHDLLLDHKEEIGEILTKEMGKPLAEAIGEIEYSASFVSWFAEEGKRMYGRTIPASKDGKRIQINKQPVGVVVSITPWNFPAAMMARKMAPALAAGCTFVAKPAKMTPLTAVKMYELAIEAGFPRGVINLVTGSASKIGKVFTSHPDVRKLTFTGSTEIGKELMKQASETMLNLSLELGGHAPIIVLEDADMDLAIEGVMASKFRNAGQTCVCGNRIYVQQSIVEEFSQKLQQAAGNLKVGNGLEEGVQIGPLVDKDGYEKVEKHVQDAVEKGAKVLVGGDGHSKNNAYYYNPTVLIDATSDMLVMNEETFGPVAPIMSFETDEEAVKLANDTRFGLAAYFFTKSMSRGTYLSESLDYGIVGWNDGAPSSAQAPFGGMKESGVGREGGQEGLDAFLETKYISIKV
- the thrB gene encoding homoserine kinase, whose product is MNWKEFSVTVPASTANLGPGFDSIGLALDIYMLVHASPATAWLVEYKDPAYQQIASGTDNLIVTTAQAVADKYGHPLPTAKLMVDTDIPLSRGLGSSASAIAAGIEIADRLIGLQLPMKEKLRIGTELEGHPDNISASLLGGLTISYFDEEDLEIVHVPEVEIGVVILVPPTEFLTVESRNLLPEVLAYKTTIRGSAAGNTMAAALVRGDWKVAGRMMQKDVFHEPYRKDHFPDFDAIQQSCLELDVFGSAISGAGPSLFIAVKKGQEKRVAAQLAAKFPLYECLAIRPSSTGIKIGETVV